In Streptomyces sp. SLBN-118, the following are encoded in one genomic region:
- a CDS encoding FAD-binding oxidoreductase, with product MRGPTQARRIEGDIVRRGEPAYERAWEGILWNGLKPHRFPDVIVRVASERDVPEAVALARSEGLRIAVRAGGHSWVGSPLRDGGMLIDLAALNRTRIDPDSATATVQPAVTGSALAAELSRHGLAFPTGHCGSVAVGGYLLSGGLGWNSGALGPACASVRQIEAVTAAGEVVTCDAKENSDLFWAARGAGPGFFAIVTSFRLALYPRPAAIITTTYAFPLADVVPVTRWFSEAAAELPPTVEVSFLLGTADPAMSAATPRPKVVVVAATAFADSKDEAIRALGPLRACPLHDRAVFSRADEPAATFETLYDTSESLWPASHRCGADTLWSGADYETLLSRLAAVVAAAPSERSLVLAPVSPVSREKTLQQDMAFSVLGDSYVVPFAMWDSPAQDGANIRWLRDAMRAVEPLGTGHYIAEADLTADPSRARRSFSPSDWDRLERLKERYDPDNVFFSYLGR from the coding sequence GTGCGCGGACCGACGCAGGCGCGGCGTATCGAGGGCGACATAGTCCGGCGGGGCGAGCCCGCATACGAGAGGGCCTGGGAGGGCATCCTGTGGAACGGGCTCAAGCCCCATCGGTTCCCGGACGTAATCGTGCGGGTCGCCTCGGAACGCGATGTCCCGGAAGCCGTCGCACTGGCTCGCTCCGAGGGACTGCGCATCGCCGTACGGGCGGGCGGGCACAGCTGGGTCGGTTCGCCACTGCGCGACGGAGGCATGCTCATCGACCTCGCCGCACTCAACCGGACCCGCATCGACCCGGACTCGGCCACGGCGACGGTCCAGCCCGCCGTCACCGGCAGCGCACTCGCCGCCGAACTCTCCAGGCACGGCCTGGCCTTCCCCACCGGGCATTGCGGGTCCGTCGCCGTCGGCGGATACCTCCTCAGCGGCGGTCTCGGCTGGAACTCCGGCGCGCTGGGACCGGCTTGCGCGAGCGTGCGGCAGATTGAAGCCGTGACCGCCGCGGGCGAGGTCGTCACCTGCGACGCGAAGGAGAACTCCGACCTGTTCTGGGCGGCGCGCGGAGCCGGCCCCGGTTTCTTCGCCATCGTCACCAGCTTCCGCCTCGCCCTGTACCCGCGCCCGGCGGCCATCATCACGACCACGTACGCCTTTCCGCTGGCAGACGTCGTACCCGTGACCCGCTGGTTCAGCGAGGCCGCCGCCGAACTTCCGCCGACCGTCGAAGTGTCCTTCCTGCTGGGCACCGCCGACCCGGCCATGTCGGCGGCCACACCGAGGCCCAAGGTGGTCGTCGTCGCGGCCACCGCCTTCGCGGACAGCAAGGACGAGGCGATCCGCGCCCTCGGGCCACTGCGTGCCTGCCCGCTCCACGACCGGGCCGTCTTCAGCCGGGCCGACGAGCCGGCGGCCACCTTCGAGACCCTGTACGACACCTCAGAGTCCCTGTGGCCGGCGAGCCACCGCTGTGGCGCCGACACCCTGTGGTCGGGCGCGGACTACGAAACCTTGCTGTCGCGGCTCGCCGCAGTGGTCGCCGCGGCCCCCTCCGAGAGGTCGCTCGTACTCGCCCCCGTGTCACCGGTTTCACGGGAGAAGACACTCCAGCAGGACATGGCCTTCTCGGTGCTCGGCGACAGCTACGTCGTCCCGTTCGCGATGTGGGACTCCCCGGCGCAGGACGGTGCCAACATCCGCTGGCTGCGCGACGCCATGCGAGCGGTCGAACCACTCGGGACGGGCCACTACATCGCCGAAGCCGACCTCACCGCAGACCCCTCCCGCGCCCGGCGCTCCTTCAGCCCGTCCGACTGGGACCGCCTGGAACGGCTCAAGGAACGCTACGACCCCGACAACGTCTTCTTCTCCTACCTCGGGCGATAG
- a CDS encoding TIGR02569 family protein has product MSQSLAPSARVLTAFGATEEPVPLPGGRGSAWRSGPLVLEPAEAAPETVWRAGVLHHLPQTPGFRVARPVPAVDGGWTAHGWEASRLIVGSADPDRADDVIRAGEAFHAALRDLPRPRFLGIRDTPWSRADRLAWQEIDAAPDVPLLKPLLAARRPVDAPAQIVHGDLLAHVLFEPGLPPAITDWRPYWRPAAWASAIVAVDALRRSAADSALLERWSRLPDWRQLLVRALIFRIAAHESLDETAESEYSPVVDLVLATG; this is encoded by the coding sequence ATGAGCCAGTCCCTCGCACCGTCCGCTCGCGTACTCACGGCTTTCGGGGCAACCGAAGAGCCGGTCCCGCTGCCCGGTGGCCGGGGTTCCGCCTGGCGTTCAGGCCCGCTGGTGCTGGAGCCCGCCGAGGCGGCGCCCGAGACGGTGTGGCGCGCGGGCGTGCTGCACCATCTGCCGCAGACCCCCGGCTTCCGGGTGGCCCGCCCCGTCCCGGCGGTGGACGGCGGCTGGACTGCGCACGGCTGGGAGGCCTCACGGCTGATCGTCGGATCCGCCGATCCGGACCGCGCCGACGATGTCATCCGGGCGGGCGAGGCGTTCCACGCGGCGCTCAGGGACCTGCCCCGTCCGCGTTTCCTCGGCATACGCGACACCCCGTGGTCGCGCGCGGACCGGCTGGCCTGGCAGGAGATCGACGCGGCCCCGGACGTCCCGCTGCTCAAGCCGCTCCTGGCCGCCCGCCGTCCGGTCGATGCACCTGCCCAGATCGTCCACGGTGATCTGCTGGCCCATGTCCTCTTCGAGCCCGGCCTGCCCCCCGCAATCACCGACTGGCGACCGTACTGGCGCCCGGCGGCCTGGGCCTCGGCGATCGTCGCCGTCGACGCGCTGCGCCGGTCGGCGGCCGACTCGGCACTGCTGGAGCGATGGTCGCGTCTGCCCGACTGGCGTCAACTCCTCGTCCGCGCCCTGATCTTCCGCATCGCGGCGCACGAGAGCCTCGACGAGACGGCGGAGAGCGAGTACAGCCCCGTCGTGGACCTCGTACTGGCCACCGGCTGA
- a CDS encoding TetR/AcrR family transcriptional regulator — protein MSSPARSAPTRQRIITAVLHIIGKDGVAAVTNRRIAKEAGVSLGSVTYHFETQHDLLRESLLHFVREETRRFTELADQCQSDGVDIDGAAALAGQVAGGTAFDSEHIAPFELYVEAGRDERLREAAAEAFTAYDRLATQILTGLGVPDAEHLAATTVALVMGLQLRRLATGGPAQDLVDALLLLARGAVGGPNCR, from the coding sequence ATGTCCAGCCCCGCCCGCTCCGCCCCCACCCGGCAGCGCATCATCACCGCCGTCCTGCACATCATCGGCAAGGACGGCGTCGCGGCGGTCACCAACCGGCGGATCGCGAAGGAGGCCGGGGTCTCCCTCGGCTCGGTCACCTACCACTTCGAGACGCAGCACGACCTGCTGCGCGAGAGCCTGCTGCACTTCGTGCGCGAGGAGACCCGCCGCTTTACCGAACTTGCCGACCAGTGCCAGAGCGACGGCGTCGACATCGACGGCGCGGCCGCCCTCGCTGGTCAGGTGGCGGGCGGCACGGCCTTCGACAGCGAGCACATCGCGCCCTTCGAGCTGTACGTCGAGGCCGGGCGCGACGAGCGGCTGCGGGAGGCCGCGGCGGAGGCCTTCACGGCGTACGACCGGCTGGCGACGCAGATCCTCACGGGCCTCGGCGTCCCGGACGCGGAACACCTTGCCGCGACCACGGTCGCGCTGGTGATGGGCCTCCAACTGCGCCGCCTGGCAACGGGAGGCCCGGCACAGGACCTGGTCGACGCGCTGCTGCTGCTGGCGCGGGGGGCGGTAGGCGGTCCCAACTGCAGGTGA
- a CDS encoding amidase: MSTDEFGGLAEHVGALRSGQASSEKLVTNALKRIEASQSTINAFRWTRGERAVDEARDADRRLAAGERLPLLGVPVAVKDDTDVAGLPTLFGCSGELPPAERDGEAVRRLRAAGAVIVGKTNSCELGQWPFTEGPAFGATRNPWSTDHTPGGSSGGSAAAVAAGLVPAALGSDGAGSVRIPAAWTHLVGIKPQRGRVSLHPYADAFQGLAVNGPLARTVADAALLLDVVQGPHAQDLYQPAAIEASAAARRDPGRLRIALAWRPPLTLTRSMPHPEVRRGITALAEALARLGHHVEEARPRYGLIGLAFVPRATAGIAEVAALHPDPALLDPRTRAAMRHGRTLGGRVVRAARAREVRQHRRIGAIFDSYDVVLTPTTAAPPPRIGTFDGLSAYRTDATMAAACPYAWPWNVLGWPGVNVPAGFTTDGLPVGAQLLGPAGGEERLISLAAQLEADLRWYEKRPPAPLISGSVPVEQ, translated from the coding sequence GTGTCCACAGACGAATTCGGCGGACTGGCTGAACACGTAGGAGCTTTGAGGAGCGGTCAAGCCTCGTCCGAGAAGCTTGTGACGAACGCGCTCAAACGCATCGAGGCCAGTCAGTCCACCATCAACGCCTTCCGCTGGACACGCGGCGAACGGGCCGTCGACGAAGCGAGGGACGCCGACCGGCGGCTCGCGGCGGGCGAGCGGCTGCCGCTGCTCGGCGTGCCCGTCGCCGTCAAGGACGACACCGATGTGGCCGGACTGCCGACCCTCTTCGGCTGCTCGGGCGAACTCCCCCCGGCCGAGCGCGACGGAGAGGCGGTACGCCGCCTGCGTGCGGCCGGTGCCGTCATCGTCGGCAAGACCAACTCCTGCGAACTCGGACAGTGGCCGTTCACCGAGGGCCCCGCCTTCGGCGCCACCCGTAACCCCTGGTCCACCGACCACACTCCCGGAGGCTCGTCCGGCGGCTCCGCCGCAGCCGTCGCGGCCGGGCTCGTGCCCGCCGCCCTCGGCTCAGACGGCGCGGGCTCGGTCCGTATCCCGGCCGCCTGGACCCATCTCGTCGGCATCAAACCTCAGCGCGGGCGCGTCTCCCTCCACCCGTACGCCGACGCCTTCCAGGGCCTCGCCGTCAACGGCCCGCTCGCGCGCACCGTGGCCGACGCCGCCCTGCTGCTCGATGTGGTTCAGGGCCCGCACGCCCAGGACCTGTACCAGCCGGCCGCGATCGAGGCGTCGGCCGCGGCCCGCCGAGACCCGGGCAGGCTGCGGATCGCCCTTGCCTGGCGGCCCCCGCTCACCCTCACCCGCTCCATGCCGCACCCCGAAGTACGCCGCGGCATCACGGCACTGGCCGAAGCTCTCGCCCGGCTCGGCCATCATGTCGAAGAGGCACGGCCGCGCTACGGGCTGATCGGCCTCGCCTTCGTGCCCCGCGCCACCGCGGGCATCGCCGAAGTCGCGGCTCTCCACCCCGACCCGGCCCTCCTCGACCCGCGCACCCGCGCCGCCATGCGGCACGGCCGCACACTCGGCGGCCGCGTCGTCCGCGCGGCCCGCGCCCGTGAGGTCCGCCAGCACCGGCGGATCGGCGCGATCTTCGACTCGTACGACGTCGTCCTCACGCCCACGACCGCAGCTCCGCCCCCGCGCATCGGCACCTTCGACGGCCTGAGTGCCTATCGCACCGATGCGACCATGGCCGCCGCGTGCCCGTACGCCTGGCCCTGGAACGTCCTCGGCTGGCCGGGCGTCAACGTCCCCGCCGGCTTCACGACCGATGGACTGCCCGTCGGAGCCCAACTGCTCGGCCCCGCCGGCGGAGAGGAACGGCTGATCTCGCTCGCCGCCCAACTGGAGGCCGACCTGCGCTGGTACGAGAAGCGGCCGCCCGCCCCCCTGATCAGCGGGAGCGTGCCGGTGGAACAATGA
- a CDS encoding SDR family oxidoreductase, producing MRITGATVLLTGVTGGIGGALAAELSARGAKLVLTGRRREALEPLADRYGARTILADLADDDDVRRLADEAAGTDILIANAALPSSGDLLDYTPAQIDRAIAVNFRAPALLARLLAPAMVEAGRGHIAFVGSLSGKAATKSTSLYSGTKFALRGFSLALRQDLHGTGVGVSIVQPGFVRDLGMFAATGSGTPAGVRTVSPRQVVNGVVRAVERDVAEINVAPLELKILSAIAGQFPGFAERVQRRSGAEPTIRKIVQAQRQSR from the coding sequence ATGCGTATCACCGGAGCAACCGTTCTGCTGACCGGGGTCACCGGCGGCATCGGCGGTGCACTCGCCGCCGAACTGTCCGCCAGGGGTGCGAAGTTGGTGCTGACCGGCCGCCGCCGCGAAGCCCTGGAGCCGCTCGCCGACCGGTATGGGGCGCGCACGATTCTCGCCGACCTGGCGGACGACGACGATGTGCGGCGGCTCGCCGACGAGGCCGCCGGTACGGACATCCTGATCGCCAACGCCGCGCTGCCCTCCAGCGGTGATCTGCTGGACTACACACCGGCGCAGATCGACCGCGCCATCGCGGTCAACTTCCGCGCTCCCGCACTCCTGGCGCGGCTGCTCGCTCCCGCCATGGTCGAGGCGGGCCGTGGCCACATAGCCTTCGTCGGCTCGCTCTCCGGAAAGGCGGCGACCAAGTCCACGTCGCTGTACAGCGGGACCAAGTTCGCCCTGCGCGGCTTCTCGCTCGCCCTGCGCCAGGACCTGCACGGCACAGGCGTGGGCGTCTCGATCGTCCAGCCCGGTTTCGTACGGGATCTGGGGATGTTCGCGGCGACCGGCTCGGGGACTCCCGCCGGGGTGCGGACGGTCTCGCCACGGCAGGTCGTGAACGGCGTGGTGCGGGCCGTCGAGCGCGACGTCGCCGAAATCAATGTCGCGCCCCTGGAGTTGAAGATTCTCAGCGCGATCGCCGGGCAGTTCCCGGGCTTCGCCGAACGGGTCCAGCGGCGGTCGGGGGCCGAGCCCACGATCCGCAAGATCGTTCAGGCCCAGCGGCAGAGCCGCTGA
- a CDS encoding NCS1 family nucleobase:cation symporter-1, which produces MTATVPSGEPIYDQAGRVELAPGAAPTDNRFVNDDLLPVPLAQRRWTTYNFAALWVGMAHNIPSWLLASGLVTLGMDWKQAVFTIALANLIVLFPMLLTGHAGPKYGIPFPVLARASFGLRGANLPALIRAGVACAWFGIQTWIGGQGIFVLLGKIFGGWAEAAEVGGQPWTLWVCFVLFWLLELAIIYRGMETLRRFENWAAPFVIVGALVLLVWIASKAGGLGPLLDQPSKLGWGKDFWPVFFPSLMGMIAFWSTLSLNIPDFTRFGAGQRAQIWGQSLGLPTTMTLFALLSVFVTSGSQAVYGAAVWDPVELTAKTDSVFGLLFGLVTVLIATISVNIAANVVSPAYDLANLAPKVVNFRRGALITGVVGVLIMPWKLTETPELYIFTWLGLVGGLLGTVAGILIADYWVVRRTVLDLPGLYTPGSRYWYVSGWNPRAALAFAVGGVLAVGGSHSAPGKGPFPEDGLIPFLKPLADYGWAVGLGASLVLYMALMLPERARLSAG; this is translated from the coding sequence ATGACCGCGACCGTCCCTTCCGGAGAACCCATATACGACCAGGCGGGCCGCGTCGAGCTGGCGCCCGGCGCGGCCCCCACCGACAACCGCTTCGTGAACGACGACCTGCTGCCCGTACCGCTCGCGCAGCGCCGCTGGACGACGTACAACTTCGCCGCCCTGTGGGTCGGCATGGCCCACAACATCCCGTCCTGGCTGCTCGCCTCCGGTCTCGTCACGCTCGGCATGGACTGGAAGCAGGCGGTGTTCACCATCGCCCTGGCCAATCTGATCGTGCTGTTCCCGATGCTGCTGACCGGGCACGCGGGACCCAAGTACGGCATCCCCTTCCCCGTTCTCGCCCGGGCCTCCTTCGGCCTGCGCGGCGCGAATCTGCCGGCGCTGATCCGGGCGGGGGTGGCCTGCGCCTGGTTCGGCATCCAGACCTGGATCGGCGGCCAGGGCATCTTCGTCCTGCTCGGCAAGATCTTCGGCGGCTGGGCGGAGGCCGCCGAGGTCGGCGGACAACCGTGGACGCTGTGGGTGTGCTTTGTGCTCTTCTGGCTGCTCGAACTGGCCATCATCTACCGGGGGATGGAGACACTGCGACGGTTCGAGAACTGGGCGGCGCCCTTCGTCATCGTCGGCGCGCTGGTGCTGCTGGTGTGGATCGCCTCCAAGGCGGGCGGCCTCGGACCGCTGCTCGACCAGCCCTCCAAGCTGGGCTGGGGCAAGGACTTCTGGCCGGTCTTCTTCCCCTCCCTGATGGGGATGATCGCCTTCTGGTCGACCCTCTCCCTGAACATTCCGGACTTCACCCGCTTCGGGGCGGGCCAACGGGCCCAGATCTGGGGGCAGTCGCTCGGACTGCCGACCACGATGACGCTCTTCGCCCTGCTGTCGGTCTTCGTCACCTCCGGGTCGCAGGCCGTGTACGGCGCCGCCGTCTGGGACCCCGTTGAGCTCACGGCCAAGACCGACAGTGTCTTCGGGCTGCTGTTCGGCCTGGTGACCGTGCTGATCGCGACGATCTCGGTGAACATCGCGGCGAACGTCGTCTCACCGGCGTACGACCTGGCGAACCTCGCGCCGAAGGTGGTCAACTTCCGCAGGGGAGCGCTGATCACGGGCGTCGTCGGAGTGCTGATCATGCCGTGGAAGCTCACCGAAACACCCGAGCTCTACATCTTCACCTGGCTCGGGCTGGTCGGCGGGCTGCTCGGCACGGTCGCGGGCATCCTCATCGCCGACTACTGGGTCGTGCGCAGGACCGTGCTCGACCTACCCGGCCTCTACACCCCGGGCAGCCGCTACTGGTACGTCTCGGGCTGGAATCCGCGCGCGGCCCTGGCCTTCGCGGTCGGCGGTGTACTGGCGGTGGGCGGATCGCACTCCGCGCCCGGCAAGGGACCCTTCCCCGAGGACGGCCTCATCCCCTTCCTGAAGCCGCTTGCCGACTACGGCTGGGCGGTGGGACTGGGGGCTTCGCTGGTGCTCTACATGGCGCTGATGCTGCCGGAACGGGCCCGGCTTTCTGCGGGCTGA
- a CDS encoding TIGR03842 family LLM class F420-dependent oxidoreductase has protein sequence MDFGLVLQTDPPASAVVSLMRRAERNGFSHGWTFDSAVLWQEAFVIYSQILEHTQKMHVGPMVTNPGTRTWEVTASTFATLNDMFGNRTVCGIGRGDSAMRVAGRKPNTLARLGEAIGVIRDLAEGREAEVDGQTLRLPWVRDGKLPVWMAAYGPKALALTGQKADGFILQLADPFLTEWMVKAVRAAAAEAGRDPSKITICVAAPAYVGDDIAHAREQCRWFGGMVGNHVADLVSRYGEHSDMVPEALTAYIKERHGYDYSHHGRAGNPSTDFVPDEIVDRFCLLGPAEAHIEKLKVLRELGVDQFAVYNMHDAKEATIDAYGSEIIPALNS, from the coding sequence ATGGACTTCGGACTTGTCCTGCAGACCGACCCGCCGGCCTCGGCCGTCGTCTCGCTCATGCGGCGCGCTGAGCGCAACGGCTTCAGCCACGGCTGGACCTTCGACTCGGCCGTGCTCTGGCAGGAAGCCTTCGTCATCTACAGCCAGATCCTGGAACACACGCAGAAGATGCACGTCGGACCGATGGTGACCAACCCCGGGACCAGGACCTGGGAGGTCACCGCCTCCACCTTCGCGACCCTGAACGACATGTTCGGCAACCGCACGGTGTGCGGCATCGGGCGGGGGGACTCGGCGATGCGCGTCGCGGGCCGCAAGCCCAACACCCTGGCCCGGCTCGGCGAGGCGATCGGCGTCATCCGCGACCTCGCCGAGGGCCGGGAGGCCGAGGTGGACGGGCAGACGCTGCGGCTGCCCTGGGTGCGCGACGGAAAGCTGCCGGTGTGGATGGCGGCGTACGGGCCGAAGGCACTGGCGCTCACGGGCCAGAAGGCCGACGGATTCATCCTCCAGCTCGCCGACCCGTTCCTCACCGAGTGGATGGTGAAGGCGGTCCGCGCCGCCGCTGCCGAGGCCGGACGCGACCCGTCGAAGATCACGATCTGTGTCGCTGCGCCCGCCTATGTCGGCGACGACATCGCGCATGCCCGTGAACAGTGCCGCTGGTTCGGCGGGATGGTCGGCAACCATGTCGCCGATCTGGTTTCGCGCTACGGCGAGCACTCGGACATGGTGCCCGAGGCGCTGACCGCGTACATCAAGGAGCGGCACGGTTACGACTACAGTCACCACGGCCGCGCCGGTAACCCGTCCACGGACTTCGTCCCGGACGAGATCGTCGACCGCTTCTGTCTGCTCGGCCCCGCCGAGGCGCACATCGAGAAGCTGAAGGTGCTGCGCGAACTGGGCGTGGACCAGTTCGCCGTCTACAACATGCACGACGCGAAGGAAGCCACCATCGACGCGTACGGCTCCGAGATCATCCCGGCACTCAACAGCTGA
- the hydA gene encoding dihydropyrimidinase, which produces MSSTRTLIRGGLVVTAADEIHADVLIDDGRIAALAAHGSAVAGGWTADRIIDATNKYVIPGGVDAHTHMELPFGGTFASDTFETGTRAAAWGGTTTIVDFAVQTVGQTLREGLDAWYAKADGNCAIDYGFHMILSDVNQSSLKEMDHLVEEGITSFKLFMAYPGVFYSDDGQILRAMQRSATNGGLIMMHAENGIAIDVLVEQALAEGRTDPRHHGEVRKVLLEAEATHRAIQLARVAGAPLYVVHVSADEAVAELAAARDKGLNVFGETCPQYLFLSTDNLAEPDFEGAKYVCSTPLRPREHQAALWRGLRTNDLQVVSTDHCPFCFSGQKELGRGDFSKIPNGLPGVEHRMDLLHQAVLDGHITRRRWIEIACATPARMFGVYPKKGTIAPGADGDVVIYDPHAEQTLSVETHHMNVDYSAYEGKRITGQVETVLSRGEVVIDQRKFTGRAGHGQYTPRGTCQYLN; this is translated from the coding sequence ATGAGCAGCACCCGCACCCTGATCCGCGGCGGCCTGGTCGTCACCGCAGCGGACGAGATCCATGCCGACGTACTGATCGACGACGGCCGGATCGCCGCTCTCGCCGCGCACGGCTCCGCCGTCGCCGGGGGCTGGACCGCCGACCGCATCATCGACGCGACCAACAAGTACGTCATCCCGGGCGGCGTCGACGCGCACACACACATGGAGCTGCCCTTCGGCGGGACCTTCGCCTCCGACACCTTCGAGACCGGCACCCGGGCCGCCGCCTGGGGCGGCACGACCACCATCGTCGACTTCGCGGTGCAGACGGTCGGCCAGACCCTGCGCGAAGGACTCGACGCCTGGTACGCCAAGGCCGACGGCAACTGCGCCATCGACTACGGCTTCCACATGATCCTCTCGGACGTGAACCAGTCCTCACTGAAGGAGATGGACCACCTGGTGGAGGAGGGCATCACCTCCTTCAAGCTCTTCATGGCCTACCCGGGCGTCTTCTACAGCGACGACGGGCAGATCCTGCGGGCCATGCAGCGCTCCGCCACCAACGGCGGGCTGATCATGATGCACGCCGAGAACGGCATCGCGATCGACGTCCTGGTGGAACAGGCACTCGCCGAAGGCCGCACCGACCCGCGCCACCACGGAGAGGTGCGCAAGGTCCTGCTGGAGGCGGAGGCCACACACCGCGCCATCCAGCTCGCCCGGGTCGCCGGCGCGCCGCTCTATGTCGTCCATGTGTCGGCCGACGAGGCCGTCGCCGAGCTTGCGGCCGCCCGCGACAAGGGCCTGAACGTCTTCGGCGAGACCTGCCCGCAGTACCTCTTCCTGTCCACCGACAATCTCGCCGAGCCGGACTTCGAGGGCGCCAAGTACGTGTGCTCCACGCCGCTTCGGCCGCGCGAGCACCAGGCCGCGCTGTGGCGCGGACTGCGGACCAACGACCTCCAGGTCGTCTCCACCGACCACTGCCCGTTCTGCTTCAGCGGCCAGAAGGAGCTGGGACGCGGGGACTTCTCCAAGATCCCCAACGGGCTGCCGGGCGTGGAGCACCGGATGGACCTGCTGCACCAGGCCGTCCTGGACGGGCACATCACCCGCCGGCGCTGGATCGAGATCGCCTGCGCCACACCGGCCCGGATGTTCGGCGTCTACCCCAAGAAGGGCACCATCGCCCCCGGCGCGGACGGAGATGTCGTCATCTACGACCCGCACGCCGAACAGACCCTCTCCGTCGAGACGCACCACATGAACGTCGACTACTCGGCGTACGAGGGCAAGCGGATCACGGGTCAGGTGGAGACGGTGCTCTCGCGCGGCGAAGTGGTCATCGACCAGCGGAAGTTCACAGGCCGGGCAGGACACGGCCAGTACACCCCCCGAGGCACCTGCCAGTACCTGAACTAG
- a CDS encoding aspartate aminotransferase family protein, which yields MTSLYERHRAVIPDWVALYYKQPVEITHGEGRHVWDADGNRYLDFFGGILTTMTAHALPEVTKAVSEQAGRIVHSSTLYLNRPMVELAERIATLSGIPDARVFFTTSGTEANDTALLLATAYRRSNQILAMRNSYHGRSFSAVGITGNRAWSPTSLSPLQTLYVHGGVRTRGPYAQLSDAQFIEACVADLEDILGQTRGSVAALIAEPIQGVGGFTSPPDGLYAAFREVLDRHGILWIADEVQTGWGRTGEHFWGWQAHADSGPPDMLTFAKGIGNGMSIGGVVASAEIMNSLDANSISTFGGSPVTMAAGIANLGYLLEHDLQGNARRVGGLLIERLRAIAAGAPAVREVRGRGLMIGIELVKPGTDEANPEAASAVLEAAREGGLLIGKGGGHNTSVLRIAPPLSLTVSEAEEGAAILERALQQV from the coding sequence GTGACCAGCCTGTACGAGCGGCACCGGGCCGTCATCCCGGACTGGGTCGCCCTCTATTACAAGCAGCCCGTCGAGATCACGCACGGCGAGGGCCGCCACGTCTGGGACGCGGACGGCAACCGCTATCTCGACTTCTTCGGCGGCATCCTCACCACCATGACCGCCCACGCCCTGCCCGAGGTCACCAAGGCCGTCAGCGAGCAGGCCGGGCGGATCGTCCACTCCTCCACGCTGTATCTCAACCGCCCGATGGTCGAGCTGGCCGAGCGGATCGCCACCCTCTCGGGCATCCCCGACGCCCGGGTCTTCTTCACCACCTCCGGCACCGAGGCCAATGACACCGCCCTGCTGCTGGCTACCGCGTACCGCCGGTCGAACCAGATCCTGGCGATGCGCAACAGCTACCACGGCCGGTCCTTCTCGGCGGTCGGCATCACCGGCAACCGGGCCTGGTCGCCGACCAGCCTCTCCCCGCTGCAGACGCTGTACGTGCACGGCGGCGTCCGCACCCGCGGCCCCTACGCCCAGCTGTCCGACGCGCAGTTCATCGAGGCATGCGTGGCGGACCTGGAGGACATCCTCGGCCAGACCCGTGGTTCGGTCGCCGCGCTGATCGCCGAGCCCATCCAGGGCGTCGGTGGCTTCACCTCCCCGCCCGACGGTCTGTACGCCGCGTTCCGCGAAGTCCTCGACCGGCACGGCATCCTCTGGATCGCCGACGAGGTGCAGACCGGCTGGGGCCGCACCGGCGAGCACTTCTGGGGCTGGCAGGCGCACGCCGACAGCGGCCCGCCGGACATGCTCACCTTCGCCAAGGGAATCGGCAACGGCATGTCGATCGGCGGCGTCGTTGCATCCGCCGAGATCATGAACTCCCTTGACGCCAACTCGATTTCGACCTTCGGCGGCTCCCCGGTCACCATGGCGGCGGGCATCGCCAACCTCGGGTATCTGCTGGAGCACGACCTTCAGGGCAACGCCCGCCGCGTCGGCGGCCTGCTGATCGAGCGGCTGCGAGCCATAGCGGCCGGCGCTCCCGCCGTCCGCGAAGTACGCGGCCGCGGGCTGATGATCGGCATCGAGCTGGTCAAGCCCGGTACCGACGAGGCCAATCCGGAGGCGGCATCGGCCGTCCTTGAGGCCGCGCGCGAGGGCGGCCTGCTGATCGGCAAGGGCGGCGGCCACAACACCAGCGTCCTGCGTATCGCCCCGCCGCTCTCGCTGACCGTCTCCGAGGCGGAAGAGGGCGCCGCGATCCTCGAACGCGCCCTGCAGCAGGTGTAG